One Salvia miltiorrhiza cultivar Shanhuang (shh) chromosome 6, IMPLAD_Smil_shh, whole genome shotgun sequence genomic window, CCAAGTTCTTCCATGCTATGGCCTCAGCTAGGCGTCGTGTTAACAGAATCTCTAATTTGCAAAGAGAGGATGGCAGCTGGACCACTAATGATGAGGAGGTTCGGACCACGGCTGCTAACtattttactaatctctttgaAGCCCCCAGCGAAGAGAGCAACTTTTCTCAGGTTTTGAGACGTCTACAACCCTATATAAATGATGAGAAGAATGCTGAGTTGATACAGCCTTTTGTTCTCAAGGAATTCACTGAAGCAATAACCCAAATGCACCCGGACAAGTCCTCTGGCCCCGACGGATTTAATCCGAAGTTCTATCAAAAGTTTTGGAGCATTATTGGCGAGGATATCTTTCGCGGATGCTGTGATTGGCTCGATAATGATACTTTCCCTCCGCAACTCAATCACACCATCATCTCGCTTATTCCTAAGGTGGAGAATCCAACTAGCATGAAGGAGCTTCGGCCCATTGCGCTTTGCAATGTGGTGTATAAGCTTATCTCGAAGGTGTTATGCAATAGATTGAAGAAGGTTCTTCCTCACCTTGTTGATCGAGCGCAATCGGCATTTGTGGAAGGGAGGAATATCCAGGACAACATCCTTATAGCTTTTGAAGCCATCCATACTATGAAGAAAAAGACTCGGGGGAAATATGGCTGTGTGGCGCTTAAGATCGATATTAGTAAAGCCTATGATCGTGTCAGCTGGAGCTATATGGAGGCAATTCTCGATCGTATGGGCTTTTGTAGCAAGTGGCGCAGGTGGATGAGTTTATGTGTTCGCACCGTGTCCTATGATGTTCTTGTTAACGGTGTCCCCGTTGGGCCTATCTTCCCGGGTAGAGGGCTTCGGCAAGGGGATCCTCTCTCACCGTATCTCTTCATTCTTTGTGCGGAAGGCCTCTCCGCCATGATTAATTATGAAACGGCTAGAGGTGCTATCCATGGTGTCCAGATCAGTCGAGGAGGACCGGCCATCTCACACCTCATGTTTGCTGACGACTGCGTCTTCTTTTGTCGGGCATCTGTTGAGGAGAGTGCTAACTTGAAAAGAATCCTTGGTATTTACGAGCTTGCCTCCGGTCAGGGGATCAATTATCAAAAGTCGGGGATTTTCTTCAGTGCTAATGTTGCCACAGCCGAGAGGGATGCAATTTCTGATACGTTGGGTGTATGGTCGCCTTTGAACACAGGTCGCTATCTTGGCTTGCCTTCGCTCATTGGGCGCAACAAAAAGGAAATTTTTCAGTATTTGAGGGACAGAATGTGGTCTCGAATAAAGAACTGGAATGGCAAAAAACTCTCTAAAGCAGGCAAAGAAATACTTATTAAAGGCGTGGCGCAGTCGATTCCCTCATATTGTATGGCAATCTTTTCGCTGCCGACTGGTCTTACCGATGATATGGAGCGCCTTTTGAATAGCTTTTGGTGGGGAAATAAAGCTGGGAATGGCAAAGGAATAAATTGGATGCGGTGGCACAAGCTTTGTGTTGATAAAAAGCTTGGCGGTCTCGGCTTTCGGAGCCTCCAACTCCTCAACGTTTCAATGCTTGGCAAGACGGGTTGGCGATTGATGAATGAGCCAGATGCTCTTGTCAGCCGAGTTCTTAAAGCTAAGTACTTCCCTCATGGCAACTTTCTTAATGCTAAGCTGGGCCACAATCCTAGCTACACTTGGAGGAGCATTCATTCCGCTCAAGATTTGGTCCGGAAAGGTGTTCGGTGGAGGATTGGCAACGGTGCCAGTGTTCATGTGTTCAAGGATCCTTGGCTGTGTCGTGACAGTAACTTTGCTGTGATTTCTCATTGTCCACCGGGTTTGGATGGAATGAGGGTTTGTGATCTCATGAATCCACACTCTTGGAGCTGGAATCTTGAGCTTATGGAGCAGCTGCTTGAAGAGGAAGACATTCAGGTCATTACCAGTACCCCTCTCATCCCTGCCCCTGGCCCTGATCGTCTTATTTGGCATTACTCGAAAAATGGTCAGTACTCTGTGAAAACTGCATATAATCTTGCTAGTTCGCTCACTCTCGATCAAAGCTTTGGGGAAGAAGGCCATTGGACTAAACTCTGGAAACTCTCGATCCCGCCCAAGGTTAAAACTTTTCTTTGGAGAGCTGCAAAAAACAATCTCCCCTCCAAGGATAATCTTCTCTCGAGAGGTGTTGATGTTGGGGGCGAATGTGGGATCTGTAAGGGAGGTTATGAGAACCTTTGGCACATCTTTATTGCTTGCCCTTTTGCTAATGGTTGTTGGAATTTTGGGGGCTTATCTGTGCTCATGGCGAGGGTTGAGACAGAGCATGATTCCTTTAAATCGGCTCTTTTCTCTCTTATCTGTAATGGGGACGGATCTCTTGCGGCGAGAGTTAGCATGATATTGTGGCAAATTTGGAAGGACCGGAACAAAGCCATTTGGGAGGAATCTATCCCCTCTCCCTCTCGAGCAGTTGCACAGGCACTTAGTTGCCGTGAAGACTGGCTCCTGGCCCGGGACGTGTCCTCGTCTCATTCTGTACCCAGAAACGCAACCAGCGTGTGTATTGGGTGGCATGACTTACCGTTGGGCTGGTTTTGCTGCGGAGTGGATGCTGCCTTCTTTGCCGATACTAATTCAATGGGGATTGGCATGGTCATTCGCAACCATGAAGGCAGGTTCGTggtgggtaaatctatcaaagTCCCGGGGTCACGTGGAGTCGAGGAAGGCGAGCTTTTGGGTATTAAAGAGATCCTGTCATGGATTAAAGATCTCGGTCTTGTGCAGGGGTGGGTGGAATCGGACAGCAAGTTGGCTTGTGAGGCCATTGGTTCGCATGAGAGGAATTTCACCGAGCTTGGCGCTATTGCTGCTTATTGCAGTCATGAATTAACTTTGCTCCCAGGTTTTCGTATTAGACATGTTAGAAGGAATCAAAATGCTATAGCTCATTGCTTAGCTAAAGCTGCGAGAGATGTTTCTACActtcatgtttggaatgaacccccgTCGTTTGTGGAGGGTCATCTCCATATTCCATGCCAGTGTGCTCAATAAAGTGTCTCTCCTTTACCCTCAAAAAAAATCTTAGTAGTATTGTATAGCATACATTTATACTTCAATTTGGATATGTAACAATATCGAGGAGAGCCAAATATGTAAGTAACTGCTTTTGTTTTGAATGTCAATGTTTCTAATTTTCATTGCTTTCATTTCatgtttaaatttaaatgatattaaagGCTAAAAGATTTAAAGCAGATGAATATCTTTCTATTTTAAGCTACAAGATAAAATTAGATCTTTCTATTTTAAGCTACACGATGCTAGCTAATAAAAATAGCATtaactaataatattaattcaTGTATTGTAAGTATTTGTGTAGTAAAAGAATAGGAAATTTCTTTATAAATGATATTTTCTGCTCTGACAGCTGCTGCTGCTAAAATCCAAATGAAACatgaaaaaaaaggaagaataaAAGCCCTGGATTTCgattatgaaataaataatactactatttaTAGAAACCAAAATTTGAATCTGAAGGTCTTCTCCAGTGAGCACAGGGTGATGAATGCACAAATCTTAAAAGCTTTTCACAAATATAGGTCTGTTTATAAAGGCTGCAGCTTGATTCAAACCAATTTTATTTGAAATCAGAACTTTAACTCAGCTGGCATCGAATCTCTATTGCGTGTCTCAGCATGTAAAATGCTATCTAATTACCTCTTTTGTGCTTCCTGCAGCTCGAGTTGCCTCCGCCATGGCCAGATCGAGATACCAAATGTAGTGAAAAGTTGCAGTAAATGTTTTTATGAAGAATCGTGAGTAAACTCAGATTATAGATAGAGATAAGAAAGGGAGCTAGctacgaagaagaagaaggggagGAATTGTGCATGGGCTTTGCCCTAATAATGTGGTCCCACATTACAGCTGTCTCCTCCAATCCCACCGTCAAAAACGTGACACGTGGATGGCTAGGATCAGCTGACTTTAGCCACTCTCTTCCTCTCATTAATAttccttcttccttctctccctCTGCAACTCTGATTCTTCACCAGTCGTCACACTCTCTTTGTAAACTCATATACATCTTCTTCTACTCTCTTCTTTGTAGCGCACTCTGCAGAAATCATGGACACGAGGCCTTCATTTTACAAGATCTTGATGGACCTCCCTCCCAAACTCGTAActctttctttcattttctcttctcttctcctcttCTTGCTCGATCGCTAATTATTTAATGTTTTGTGTAGCTATTGCCAAAGGGTTTCACGGATAAGTACGGCGAAAACTTGTCCGAAAGAGTTAGGCTAAGAAACAAGAGCGGCACCTCATGGAATGTGAGGCTCGAGAAAATgagagaagaaggagaagaaaccGATGCTTACTACTTCACGAGAGGATGGACCAAATTCTGTAATGACGTGGACCTTAAGACCTTCGAAGTGCTCGTCTTTTTCTACGCCGAAAACTCCACATTCGACGTCACCGTATACGCGGTCACTGCACTGGAGAAGGAGCCGGCCGGCTTCAGAGCTGCGGCGAATCCCATGTGCCGATTTGACTTGAAGCAACACAACTACCATAAATTTGTAAGAAACCCTACctgcctctatatatatatatatgatttaatTTGGTTAAAATggtttgttaattaattttcagCATGTTCCGAAGGATTTCTCGGATGCGTGTGGTTTGAAGGAGAAAAGGGAAGTGCGGTTGGAGTGTCGGGGCGGGTCGAGTGCGCGAGTTAAGGTGAACTCGTGTAATGGCCGCGTTGATTTTGGCGGGGGCTGGTCGGGGTTCTTGAAAGCAAACAACTTCGCTATTAACAAAACTTACTCTCTTGAGTTCCTTCCCGCCAAGAATGTGATTAGGGTTGGACCAGACTATCTCTTATATTAGGATTTCCCAGCCTTTGTTTATTTTAGGATGTTATGACTTTTTCAACATATGTTGCATGTTGTGTGCTATCAATTCTAATTAATGGCGTTTACGTTTTGGTTTATATGTGTTGAGTAttgaaatttatgttttatgatgtatatatgtgtgtgtttgtgtgtgtgtgtgtggcggCTGCTGATATTTCATACCAAGATGAGAAGGCAAAAATTGGAAATAAAAGTGATTCAAATTAAAACAATTATCAATGGCAACATTGGTTTTGAGTATActatgaaataatttaattgaTGTGCAACACATGCGTGTATTGGGATAATTGTGATGGATGGAAGAAATCGATATGGCTGAGAGACaactttgttgttgttgttgttgttttttttttttttttttcaagacaTTTGACAGAATATTGTTTTTGTGAATTTATGAATTAAAAACCGTGGCCCAAATAGAATGAGAGTTTTGGTAACGTAGAAAAAGATAATAATAGTACTAAGTAGCAGTAGGTAGTTCTAGTTGAGTAGAATAAAATGTTAGAAGTATAGCATGCTACATGCAAATAAATGAAATCCCAAGAATAAATGAGAATATTGACATTTTCATGCAAAACAAATTTTCTATTAATCATTCTAGCAAAAGGTAATTAATTTTGTCTTGTAGCTTAAAATAGAAAGATATTCATCTGCTTTAAATCTTTTAGCctttaatatcatttaaatttaaacatGAAATGAAAGCaatgaattaatattattaattaatgctATTTTTATTAGCTAGCATGGTGACTTATGTTTAAAGCGGTGGGCATTCTTTTAGCTCTTGGGATAATTTATTTCTTGGAGATTCTGTTCTTCGCAAGCATGCAGCTACAATTctttttgtaaaattttaatttgcataatacaGTACAATATGCTATAAGCTATATATAGCTAACTGTGAAGTCTTATTTTAAAGAGGTTTTATTGCATATCCACGAAACTATAAATTTTCAAAGCACTGTGCAGGTTACTGCTAGCTAGTTAATTATAACTCATTTAATCTATTTTCAAATaactcaattaatttaatttatatgaatGAAGGATTATAAACAAAGGTAAAACAAACACTAGTGTACGTACGTGGATGATGCAAGAGACAAAGATTGAGAGTGGAATCATCTTATGTAGGAGTAGAATGACCATCACATTCTTAATCCCTTCAAATCTGATAGGGCGCTAgctcttttattatttgaaaatactgtacaaatctattaatttatacttTTTTCCTTACATAACATTAATAACTTACATTCCAATTGATTAAAGTAACACAAAATCTTCTATATAATATGGTACAATTTATTTGCACCTGACCCGGTCCGATCCGAAAATAATATATGCTAAACCCGCGCTTCACTTACAATCTGAGTTGGTTTGAACCTACGCCTCACATGTGAAGGTTGTAGGTTTGAAACACATTGGAGGCGAGATTTGTTCTTCTTTCACACTTTCTAGCGCCCTAGTcactttctttctatttttatttttttttaatttggctAAATtagtctttttaattttttttttattttctttggcgAAATTAGTTTCTTTCTTTCACTCAGTcaatttctttctattttttgttcttttcgGGGGTTTTTTGGCGAAATtagtttctttcttcttctttttttgttcttttcaatttttttttattttttattttttttataatacatGTTTGATGTTTTGGTTAATAACTTAATAGATGTTTGGTCAGCAATCTCGGCGTGCGGTATTATGCCCAGAAAATATTGATTACGTCTGTGTATGGAATTTTTAAAAGAGATTGAGTATATTTCTTGTAATCACTAAGAATTTCTTAGTTACGTTATGCTAGTGAATTATTAAGAAACGTAGTGTTATTTAttaaagggaaaattgcacctaaatacacaaactttgtcgaaaatccatatttgacgcgaagttaggattttacattttaatacaccaatttaagaagttgttcaattttgacacaattttgaattccggtgaccgggatattgacgtggcagccggaatcgccacgtcacacacacacacacacactccacccctctctctctctctctctctctctctcaccccactctctctctctccacacgtcAGCTTCCCCCACCCCCCCCGGTTggaccctccccctcccccagaaccgcgtcgcaccGCCGCCGTCGAGCCCCCAGCCGCAAACCCTCCCTCCCGCCGTCAGCCACTTCCCCCTcccagaaccgcgtcgcaccGGCCGCCACTTCCCGCACCGGTtttccccaccaccatcactctATCTCAACGCCTCTTCCACCGCCGCCCCTGCtctccccaccaccacacctcttcctcCACTTCCTTCACCCCCTGCTCtctccaccaccacacctcttctTCCACCGCctttccccaccaccatcacaaATCCGCCGCCCCTGCtcttccccaccaccacacctcttcctccaccgccttcccCACCACCGTACTCCCCACGACTCTCTCCCTCTACCGCTCTACCGCCCTTCCCAACCAACAAAATCGATAAGGGATTAGGGCTCGATTTCTCCTCAAATCCAAAACCCAAAATCCGAATTCACCTCTGCAATTCCCCGATTCGGTACTCCGACGATGGGCTCGGCGGTTGTGGGGGAGAAGGGGGAGGGTCCGACGGCGGAtatgtgatggtggtggggaaaggaaatggaggaagaggtgtggtggtgggaaGAGCAGGGGCGGCAGTGGAAGATGTGGTGAGAGagagtgatggtggtgggggaaaCCGGTGGTGGAAGCGGTGGGTTCGACGCGGTTCTGGGGGAGGGGGAAGGTCCGACagggggggtggggggaagctgacgtgtggagagagagagggtgaagtgtgtgtgtgtgtgacgtggcgattccggctgccacgtcaatatcccggtcgccggaattcaaaattgtgtcaaaattgaacaacttcttaaattggtgtattaaaatgtaaaatcctaacttcgcgccaaatatggattttcgacaaagtttgtgtatttaggtgcaattttccctttatTAAAagaatagtgtcatttttaaatatattaaaaatgtcatttataaaaaaaaatagtgtcatttagatatattaaaagtacAATTTCTAACAtaacatcatttattaatgCAGATGATGTCATTTATCAAGAAAAATAGTGTgatttaataagaaaaaataatgtcatttttagatatattaaaaatatcatttactaagaaaaataatatcatttggAGATAAGAAAAGTATCATTTACTaataaaaatagtgtcatttagataaattaaaagtgtcattttaaaaataaatgtaatataattgatagtttcatttaaaaataaatgttgtaaaaataatatgaaatgatatagtttcatttgtatagtgtcatttcaaatattataaGAGTAATGTGAAATGATATAGTTAGCAAAGAAGAGAAAATCCTCCAATTGGTTTTGAACTCGCGACCTTCACGTGTGAGACACGGGTTCAAACCACTTGAACTATACACTCAAATTGTAGGTGAAACGcgtatttattatatttatatggaTCGAATCAGGTCAGGTATAACCCGACATGGTACACAGAGTGACCAGCTCTTAAAGTAAAAACATTGTTATATATACAACATCAGGCATAGATTTCAACACTCAACACAAATGAACCAAAATATAATCGCCATAATTTATAGGGGGTAGGAGACAACAATATTTGTTTAAAAAGTCATAACATTCTAAGATAAACAAATATAGAGATAGGCATCATAAGATAAACAAATGTAGGCGATCTGGAATCTAattaaggagaagaagaagatttttATGATAGTtttagtgagagagagagacagagagtcTAGCGTGAGTTTACAAAGAGAATTCAACGTGatttcacacacatacacacacttcGAGTTTCTCGACTTAATTCTTTTAAGCAAGATTTCTCAGTCAAACATTGTGacaccaaaatttatttttattttaagcccAAAACTAGTTCCTCTGTGGTTGCTTGGAGTTGGACGAGTCTAATTAATGCAAAATTCTACTTAAAGAAATGAAATCGTAATCCACCACCTTTACTTTCAACAAATCTACCTATATTTGTGAAAAGCTTTAGCATTTGTGCATATTGTCACGACCCTCTGCTCACAGGAGAGAAGacagctttaatttaattttggtggCATGCAGATGTAAATAGGTATCTTGGACCTAATTTAGATTGCGgatccaattttatttttatgcctttcaaaaataatatttcattcGTCTTCTAAATTTcgaattttaatatgaattagTATTCCGTCTGTTCCACTAAATGATCgtattctattttgggttgtctcacTAAAATTAGCATGTTTCTATAAATGAAAGTTTTTAACACTTAAAAAAATGTAAGTACGCACTTTCAACTAATTTACACCTTCTTCCTAATTTTCGTGTCAAAAAATTTTGAGTCATTTataataggacggagggagtataatttctTACATTCAAATTCGATCCATGCATGGATTCATTTAATTTATACTTTCAGTTTTTAAGAGTGTGCATTATTTTTTATGGCAcaaattttactccctccgtccctaaaataacttcctcttttttcattttgggacgtcccccaaataacttcctctttctttctttccatttttggaaacctaccccaccactaataatactttatttattcttacttttcacttttcaccactcccaatactaattataacacttttcacaacttccaataataattatatcattttttctccactatcaatacactttacaactttttattaaaacccgtgccgtccccaaagaggaagccatttcagggacggagggagtaataaatataaAGTGAGTTGTAGTGTTATGATAATGAGAATATCACAGAAGACAAGGTGAATGTAAAAAGAGAATGTAGTGTCCAAGCTAAAAAAAGATAGAGTAAGAGAATGAGTCGTCCCACTGTGGGCTCCTTACTCATAAGTGGTCCCCCACTCTATAGAGTAAGGAGCTTACTCAACCAATATGGATGCTCTAAGGAGGTGTTATCCtttgtccccttgggatggcctagtggttggggtggttgcctgttgtccaagaggtcacaggttcgaatactctcggccacaataaccactaggtggggtgtgtgtgtggtttgtattatttataatgtaatttcatcaaaaaaaaagagGTGTTATcctttaatttataattatcgtattcttaagtatttatattttttcaaatctTTATTTTGATGGTTATTGTTTTTTTCCTTGTAgtgtattaatttaatatgacctatattcaaaacttttaatatatactaatgtatgaaattaaaataataatccatGATAGATAGAATTTTAGTAAGAAATTTAACGAATAAGAATTCATAAATATATACTTAGTTAAATTTGCTAATTAATTAGATGACGTGcaacttttttatatttatccaattgaaatttgtatttaatttaattttactaatattattcCATGAAAGGGTAATAACactattatttgaaattatctTACCAACCTCTATTTCCCTCAATGCGTTTTTTTGGATATGTTTGTTTTGAAAGTTATCATCTATATATAGTGAATAATTTTAAAGAGTTCAAACTTATTTAGAAGTGTGATAATGTGATTATTGTATGTTAATTTGTGATTAGGATAATATCAATAATATGATAtttgttcaaaaaaaatatcaataatatgatattattattacccttaaaatagattaaaaaataaggatataataggcaaactaaattttgtaaaacaagaaaatttaataataggtatagatttgTAGACCATGCATGTTAAATATGTCACATGTGTACGTGTGCTCCAGCAAGACACAATATTTTCTGAGTGCTTGAAGAAATGTTTAAAACActcatgatttttttaaaacgtTGAATACTTTATGCTTCCTTACATTTTCATTAATTCGTGGAAAATTTGAGACAATAACCATATTTACTCAATTATTAATGTTATATTTATACAATAAGGTGCTGATATAATTGTTgaaatataaacttgatttgtaagtaaaatattttgtaaagaaatatctagaatataGGAAATAAGTAGAAAAATCTAGAACCtaagatatttaattaattatctagaCTATTCTAGCAAATGAATAGTCCTAGACTATTCTAGTAgctaaaattaattaactagtcTAAAATGGTGAGCTATATCACCGACCTATGccactatatatatgtgtgcatTTGTATTGTTAGTGATGTGAAGAAAAAACAAAGTGGTTACTATTGCTAAAACTTTCTTTTACAAAACATACGTCCACACACATTCACAAATCCTCCcactttaatttgttttattcaCACTCATATcacttacacacacacacacgtcctCTCACACATTACACACTTATTCTCTATCCTCCAAATTTAGCCAAATTTTcctttatattccaacaaagtggtatcagagccacaagattctacttgtggtatggcgaatttacaatcgtttcaagtccccatgctcaacaagagcaacttcgataattggagcatcaagatgaaggcactattgggagcccacgacgtttgggaaatcgtggagaacggctacgaggagccgcaggacgaggccgcactatcccaacaacaaaaggatagattgcgagacgcgagaaagagaggcaagaaggctctctgtctcatttatcaagcgctAGGGGACGatgatttcgagaaaatctcgAATGCAAGTACCGCcaaagaagcgtgggagaagctccagaacgcgtgcaaaggagcggagcaagtaaaaaaggtacgacttcaaactttaagaggagagtttgagtcattacatatgaaagagtccgaatcaatttcggattatttttcaagagtcttggcggtgtctaatcaaatgaaaagaaatggtgaaaaattggaggatgttagaattatggagaaaatattgcggtcactaaccccaaagtttgagcacattgtggtgacgatcgaagaaactaaaaatttggaggagatgacaatcgatctcttgttggggtc contains:
- the LOC130989585 gene encoding uncharacterized protein LOC130989585, whose amino-acid sequence is MDTRPSFYKILMDLPPKLLLPKGFTDKYGENLSERVRLRNKSGTSWNVRLEKMREEGEETDAYYFTRGWTKFCNDVDLKTFEVLVFFYAENSTFDVTVYAVTALEKEPAGFRAAANPMCRFDLKQHNYHKFHVPKDFSDACGLKEKREVRLECRGGSSARVKVNSCNGRVDFGGGWSGFLKANNFAINKTYSLEFLPAKNVIRVGPDYLLY